A genomic segment from Streptomyces sp. NBC_00237 encodes:
- a CDS encoding ABC transporter ATP-binding protein: MTRTSATSPAVEAETQAETQAEAQDSVLLPIATSARTRAAVRELARPHRLLALGGFGTLVVATAVGLFTQPLLGRIVDVAAGEGGGVDAITVVVLLLVAVAVVQGVLTGIGVSRIAELGETVLARLRERFVERVLGLPLERVEKAGSGDLTVRVTGDVSLVADAVRSALPELARSVVAIVLTLGAMAILDWRFLVAALLAVPVQAYTARWYVRGAVPLYAEQRVVTGKLQQQLLATIGGATTVRSLRLEKDHTERVTTRSRAAVDITMRGVKLVLSFYCRLHVGEFIGLAAVLGVGYWLVRDGSASLGTATAAALYFHSLFGPINAALVLLDDAQKATAGLSRLVGVADLPLPEEPKRPASAQDASVTVTGLSHAYQNGHPVLHGIDLTLAPGEKVALVGASGAGKTTLAKLIAGIHRPTAGTIRLGGADLADLGPAAVRRAVALVTQETHVFSGPLAEDLRLARPGASDGELREALARVDALTWAEALPEGLATVVGDGGHRLTSAQTQSLALARLVLADPPVAILDEATAEAGSTGARALEKAAARAVEGRTALIVAHRLTQAATADRVVVLDAGRVVETGTHDGLRAAGGRYAALWEAWAGTRRSGGSVHAEGPRS, encoded by the coding sequence ATGACCCGTACGTCCGCGACCAGCCCTGCCGTCGAGGCCGAGACCCAGGCCGAGACCCAGGCCGAGGCACAGGACTCCGTTCTGCTGCCCATCGCCACCTCCGCCCGCACCCGGGCCGCCGTACGGGAACTCGCCCGGCCGCACCGGCTGCTCGCCCTCGGCGGCTTCGGCACGCTCGTCGTCGCGACCGCCGTGGGGCTCTTCACACAGCCGCTGCTGGGCCGGATCGTCGACGTCGCGGCGGGAGAAGGAGGCGGCGTCGACGCGATCACCGTCGTCGTCCTGCTGCTCGTCGCCGTCGCCGTCGTTCAGGGCGTGCTCACCGGCATCGGCGTCTCGCGCATCGCCGAACTCGGCGAGACCGTCCTCGCCCGGCTGCGGGAACGATTCGTCGAGCGCGTGCTCGGGCTGCCGCTGGAACGGGTCGAGAAGGCGGGGTCCGGCGACCTCACCGTCCGCGTCACCGGAGACGTCTCGCTCGTCGCGGACGCCGTCCGCTCCGCGCTGCCGGAACTGGCGCGCTCCGTCGTCGCCATCGTGCTGACGCTCGGCGCGATGGCCATCCTCGACTGGCGGTTCCTGGTGGCCGCGCTGCTCGCCGTGCCCGTGCAGGCGTACACCGCACGCTGGTACGTGCGCGGGGCCGTCCCCCTGTACGCGGAGCAGCGCGTGGTCACCGGCAAGCTCCAGCAGCAGCTCCTCGCCACCATCGGCGGGGCCACCACCGTGCGTTCGCTGCGTCTGGAGAAGGACCACACCGAGCGCGTCACCACCCGCTCCCGGGCGGCCGTCGACATCACCATGCGGGGCGTGAAGCTGGTCCTGAGCTTCTACTGCCGACTGCACGTCGGCGAGTTCATCGGGCTCGCCGCCGTCCTCGGCGTCGGGTACTGGCTGGTCCGTGACGGCTCCGCCTCGCTGGGCACCGCGACCGCCGCCGCCCTGTACTTCCACAGCCTCTTCGGGCCGATCAACGCGGCCCTGGTCCTCCTCGACGACGCGCAGAAGGCCACCGCGGGACTCTCCCGCCTCGTCGGCGTCGCCGACCTCCCGCTCCCCGAGGAACCGAAGCGCCCGGCCTCGGCCCAGGACGCGTCCGTGACGGTCACCGGACTCTCGCACGCGTACCAGAACGGCCACCCCGTCCTGCACGGCATCGACCTGACCCTCGCCCCCGGCGAGAAGGTCGCCCTCGTCGGCGCGAGCGGCGCGGGCAAGACCACCCTGGCCAAGCTGATCGCGGGCATCCACCGGCCCACGGCGGGAACGATCCGCCTCGGCGGCGCGGACCTCGCCGACCTCGGCCCGGCCGCCGTCCGCCGGGCCGTCGCCCTGGTCACCCAGGAGACCCACGTCTTCTCCGGCCCCCTCGCCGAGGACCTGCGCCTGGCCCGCCCCGGCGCGAGCGACGGCGAACTGCGCGAGGCCCTCGCCCGCGTCGACGCCCTGACCTGGGCCGAAGCGCTTCCCGAAGGGCTCGCCACGGTCGTCGGCGACGGCGGCCACCGGCTCACCAGCGCCCAGACCCAGTCCCTGGCACTGGCCCGCCTGGTCCTCGCCGACCCCCCGGTCGCCATCCTCGACGAGGCCACGGCGGAGGCGGGCAGCACCGGGGCGCGCGCCCTGGAGAAGGCGGCGGCCCGCGCGGTCGAAGGCCGTACGGCACTCATCGTGGCGCACCGCCTCACCCAGGCGGCCACCGCCGACCGCGTGGTCGTCCTGGACGCGGGCCGCGTCGTCGAGACCGGCACGCACGACGGACTCCGGGCGGCGGGGGGCCGTTACGCGGCCCTCTGGGAGGCGTGGGCGGGCACCCGCCGGAGCGGCGGCAGCGTGCACGCGGAAGGCCCCCGCTCCTAG
- a CDS encoding virginiamycin B lyase translates to MPHHTSITAVPVSDEKAGPYGVAAGPDGAMWFTTVHEGAVGRLGLDGEITSYALPDGDGGPTVITPGPDGALWFTEYKGNRVGRITVDGEITAYERPGAGPYGIAAGPDGAMWFTEMHTDRIGRISPEGDLTEFTVPVEGGFPSAIAAGPDGRRLWFTLNQGNAIASIDLSGEVRVYPLPTEAAGPVGLAAGPDGAMWFVEIMAGQVGRIDAAGTITEFSLPDRAARPHALAAGADGAMWFTEWGANRIGRITVDGSQIDAYDIPSGSSEPHGIALGPDGVLWTALESGALGRIEAR, encoded by the coding sequence GTGCCCCACCACACATCCATCACCGCCGTGCCCGTGTCCGACGAGAAGGCAGGCCCGTACGGGGTCGCGGCGGGCCCCGACGGCGCGATGTGGTTCACCACGGTCCACGAGGGAGCGGTCGGGCGGCTCGGCCTCGACGGGGAGATCACCTCGTACGCGCTGCCGGACGGGGACGGCGGCCCCACCGTGATCACACCGGGTCCCGACGGTGCGCTGTGGTTCACCGAGTACAAGGGGAACCGGGTCGGCCGGATCACCGTCGACGGCGAGATCACCGCGTACGAGCGGCCGGGTGCGGGACCGTACGGCATCGCGGCGGGCCCCGACGGCGCGATGTGGTTCACGGAGATGCACACCGACAGGATCGGCCGGATCAGCCCGGAGGGCGACCTGACAGAGTTCACGGTGCCCGTCGAGGGCGGCTTCCCGTCCGCGATCGCGGCGGGTCCTGACGGGCGGAGGCTGTGGTTCACGCTCAATCAGGGCAACGCGATCGCCTCGATCGACCTTTCCGGGGAGGTGCGGGTGTACCCGCTGCCCACCGAGGCCGCCGGTCCGGTGGGGCTCGCGGCGGGGCCCGACGGGGCGATGTGGTTCGTCGAGATCATGGCGGGGCAGGTCGGCCGGATCGACGCGGCGGGGACCATCACGGAGTTCTCCCTCCCCGACCGCGCCGCGCGCCCGCACGCGCTGGCCGCGGGGGCGGACGGAGCGATGTGGTTCACCGAGTGGGGCGCCAACCGGATCGGCCGCATCACGGTGGACGGCTCACAGATCGACGCGTACGACATCCCCTCGGGCTCCTCGGAACCGCACGGGATCGCGCTGGGGCCGGACGGAGTGCTGTGGACGGCGCTGGAGTCGGGTGCGCTCGGACGGATCGAGGCCCGCTGA
- the acnA gene encoding aconitate hydratase AcnA: MSANSFDARSTLRVGDESYEIFKLDKVEGSARLPYSLKVLLENLLRTEDGANITADHIRAIGNWDSQAQPSQEIQFTPARVIMQDFTGVPCVVDLATMREAVKELGGDPAKINPLAPAELVIDHSVIADKFGTAGAFQQNVELEYGRNKERYQFLRWGQTAFDEFKVVPPGTGIVHQVNIEHLARTVMVRNGQAYPDTLVGTDSHTTMVNGLGVLGWGVGGIEAEAAMLGQPVSMLIPRVVGFKLTGELPAGTTATDLVLTITEMLRKHGVVGKFVEFYGEGVAATSLANRATIGNMSPEFGSTAAIFPIDDETLKYLRLTGRDAQQVALVEAYAKEQGLWLDPAAEPDFSEKLELDMSTVVPSIAGPKRPQDRIVLANASQQFALDVRNYVADDEEAGKESFPASDAPASTNGVPSNPVTVTAADGSTYELDHGAVTVAAITSCTNTSNPYVMVAAALVAKKAVEKGLTRKPWVKTTLAPGSKVVTDYFDKAGLTPYLDKVGFNLVGYGCTTCIGNSGPLPEEVSKAVNDHDLAVTSVLSGNRNFEGRINPDVKMNYLASPPLVVAYAIAGSMKVDITKDALGIDQDGKPVFLADIWPTEAEVNDVVANSIGEDMFNKSYQDVFAGDAQWQALSIPTGNTFEWDNESTYVRKPPYFEGMTMETTPVEDIAGARVLAKLGDSVTTDHISPAGAIKADTPAGQYLTEHGVERREFNSYGSRRGNHEVMIRGTFANIRLRNQIAPGTEGGFTRDFTQADAPVSYIYDASQNYQAAGTPLVILAGKEYGSGSSRDWAAKGTALLGVKAVIAESYERIHRSNLIGMGVLPLQYPEGASAASLGLTGEETFSITGVTGLNDGGIPETLHVVAGDVEFDAKLRIDTPGEADYYRNGGILQYVLRSLIRS; this comes from the coding sequence GTGTCGGCGAACAGCTTCGACGCCCGCAGCACGCTGCGCGTGGGTGACGAGTCGTACGAGATCTTCAAGCTGGACAAGGTCGAGGGCTCCGCGCGCCTCCCTTACAGCCTGAAGGTGCTGCTGGAGAACCTGCTCCGCACGGAGGACGGCGCGAACATCACCGCCGACCACATCCGCGCGATCGGCAACTGGGACTCCCAGGCGCAGCCCAGCCAGGAGATCCAGTTCACGCCGGCCCGCGTGATCATGCAGGACTTCACCGGCGTGCCCTGCGTCGTGGACCTGGCGACCATGCGTGAGGCCGTGAAGGAGCTGGGCGGCGACCCGGCGAAGATCAACCCGCTCGCCCCGGCCGAGCTGGTCATCGACCACTCCGTCATCGCCGACAAGTTCGGCACCGCGGGCGCCTTCCAGCAGAACGTGGAGCTGGAGTACGGCCGCAACAAGGAGCGCTACCAGTTCCTGCGCTGGGGCCAGACCGCCTTCGACGAGTTCAAGGTCGTCCCGCCGGGCACCGGCATCGTCCACCAGGTCAACATCGAGCACCTCGCTCGTACGGTCATGGTGCGCAACGGTCAGGCGTACCCCGACACCCTCGTCGGCACCGACTCGCACACCACCATGGTCAACGGCCTGGGTGTGCTGGGCTGGGGCGTCGGCGGCATCGAGGCCGAGGCCGCGATGCTCGGCCAGCCGGTCTCCATGCTGATCCCGCGCGTCGTCGGCTTCAAGCTGACCGGCGAGCTCCCGGCCGGCACGACCGCCACCGACCTGGTGCTGACCATCACCGAGATGCTGCGCAAGCACGGCGTCGTCGGCAAGTTCGTCGAGTTCTACGGCGAGGGTGTGGCCGCGACGTCGCTGGCCAACCGCGCCACCATCGGCAACATGTCGCCGGAGTTCGGCTCCACCGCCGCGATCTTCCCGATCGACGACGAGACGCTGAAGTACCTGCGTCTGACCGGCCGCGACGCCCAGCAGGTCGCGCTCGTCGAGGCGTACGCCAAGGAGCAGGGTCTGTGGCTGGACCCGGCCGCCGAGCCCGACTTCTCCGAGAAGCTCGAACTCGACATGTCGACGGTCGTTCCCTCGATCGCCGGTCCGAAGCGCCCGCAGGACCGCATCGTCCTCGCCAACGCCTCGCAGCAGTTCGCGCTGGACGTCCGCAACTACGTCGCCGACGACGAGGAGGCGGGCAAGGAGTCCTTCCCGGCCTCCGACGCCCCGGCCTCCACCAACGGCGTGCCGTCCAACCCGGTCACCGTGACCGCCGCCGACGGGTCGACGTACGAGCTGGACCACGGTGCGGTGACGGTCGCGGCCATCACCTCCTGCACCAACACCTCGAACCCGTACGTGATGGTCGCCGCCGCGCTCGTCGCGAAGAAGGCCGTCGAGAAGGGCCTGACCCGCAAGCCGTGGGTCAAGACCACCCTCGCCCCGGGCTCCAAGGTCGTCACCGACTACTTCGACAAGGCCGGGCTCACCCCCTACCTCGACAAGGTCGGCTTCAACCTGGTCGGCTACGGCTGCACCACCTGCATCGGCAACTCGGGCCCGCTGCCCGAGGAGGTCTCCAAGGCCGTCAACGACCACGACCTGGCCGTGACGTCGGTGCTCTCGGGCAACCGCAACTTCGAGGGCCGCATCAACCCCGACGTCAAGATGAACTACCTGGCCTCCCCGCCGCTGGTCGTCGCGTACGCCATCGCCGGTTCGATGAAGGTCGACATCACCAAGGACGCCCTGGGCATCGACCAGGACGGCAAGCCGGTCTTCCTCGCCGACATCTGGCCGACCGAGGCCGAGGTCAACGACGTCGTCGCCAACTCCATCGGCGAGGACATGTTCAACAAGTCCTACCAGGACGTCTTCGCGGGTGACGCCCAGTGGCAGGCGCTGTCGATCCCGACCGGCAACACCTTCGAGTGGGACAACGAGTCCACCTACGTGCGCAAGCCCCCGTACTTCGAGGGCATGACGATGGAGACGACCCCGGTCGAGGACATCGCCGGTGCGCGCGTGCTGGCCAAGCTGGGCGACTCGGTCACCACCGACCACATCTCCCCGGCCGGTGCGATCAAGGCCGACACCCCGGCCGGTCAGTACCTCACGGAGCACGGCGTCGAGCGTCGCGAGTTCAACTCGTACGGCTCGCGTCGCGGCAACCACGAGGTCATGATCCGCGGCACCTTCGCCAACATCCGCCTGCGCAACCAGATCGCGCCGGGCACCGAGGGCGGCTTCACGCGTGACTTCACGCAGGCCGACGCCCCCGTGTCGTACATCTATGACGCCTCGCAGAACTACCAGGCCGCGGGCACCCCGCTGGTCATCCTGGCGGGCAAGGAGTACGGCTCGGGCTCGTCCCGCGACTGGGCGGCCAAGGGCACCGCGCTCCTCGGCGTCAAGGCCGTCATCGCCGAGTCGTACGAGCGCATCCACCGCTCGAACCTGATCGGCATGGGCGTCCTCCCGCTCCAGTACCCGGAGGGCGCTTCGGCCGCCTCCCTGGGCCTGACCGGCGAGGAGACCTTCTCCATCACGGGCGTCACCGGCCTCAACGACGGTGGCATCCCGGAGACGCTCCACGTGGTGGCGGGCGACGTCGAGTTCGACGCGAAGCTGCGCATCGACACCCCCGGCGAGGCGGACTACTACCGCAACGGCGGCATCCTTCAGTACGTGCTGCGCTCGCTGATCCGCAGCTAG
- a CDS encoding VCBS repeat-containing protein, producing the protein MAKNTSRTPGRFLSRLTVATLAAALIGTTAGVAQAGDAPKPTGSIAGAQDGVQGKAAAPQKTRAAAAPLAAAAVLQPLMGVAGDNLYFYDPNWKGGYGSAQFATDTWGDLKAATQADQNGDGIAEAAWAIAKDGHLYFLQEEPSRHVGGGWNTYNRVFSPGDLAGAQGYDLLARDGAGVLWLYLGYANGDVTKRYRIGSGWGQYTQIAGTGDISGDGKSDIVARDGSGTLWLYQGTGSTAAPFKARVKVGAGWNTYNTLVGAGDLDGDGIADLVARGNDGTLWRYSGAGDAKAPYKARVKIGTGGWNKYRFLF; encoded by the coding sequence ATGGCGAAAAACACCTCCCGCACGCCCGGGCGCTTCCTGTCCCGCCTGACCGTCGCCACGCTCGCCGCGGCCCTCATCGGCACCACGGCCGGCGTGGCCCAGGCCGGGGACGCCCCGAAGCCGACCGGCTCCATCGCCGGTGCCCAGGACGGCGTCCAGGGCAAGGCCGCCGCACCGCAGAAGACCCGCGCCGCCGCCGCACCCCTGGCCGCCGCGGCCGTCCTCCAGCCGCTGATGGGCGTCGCGGGCGACAACCTGTACTTCTACGACCCGAACTGGAAGGGGGGTTACGGGTCCGCCCAGTTCGCCACCGACACGTGGGGCGACCTCAAGGCCGCCACCCAGGCCGACCAGAACGGCGACGGCATCGCGGAAGCCGCGTGGGCGATCGCCAAGGACGGTCACCTGTACTTCCTCCAGGAGGAACCGAGCCGCCACGTGGGTGGCGGCTGGAACACCTACAACCGCGTCTTCTCCCCGGGCGACCTGGCGGGAGCACAGGGCTACGACCTCCTCGCCCGCGACGGCGCGGGCGTGCTGTGGCTCTACCTCGGCTACGCCAACGGCGACGTCACCAAGCGCTACCGGATCGGCAGCGGCTGGGGCCAGTACACCCAGATCGCCGGCACCGGTGACATCAGCGGCGACGGCAAGTCCGACATCGTGGCCCGCGACGGGTCCGGCACTCTCTGGCTCTACCAGGGAACCGGCAGCACGGCCGCGCCGTTCAAGGCCCGCGTGAAGGTGGGCGCGGGCTGGAACACGTACAACACGCTCGTGGGCGCGGGCGACCTCGACGGCGACGGCATCGCGGACCTCGTGGCCCGTGGCAACGACGGCACGCTGTGGCGCTACTCGGGTGCCGGGGACGCGAAGGCCCCGTACAAGGCCCGCGTGAAGATCGGTACCGGTGGCTGGAACAAGTACCGGTTCCTCTTCTAG
- a CDS encoding ABC transporter ATP-binding protein, with the protein MRRNTAGATALPGRTVLSGRDVLRRSFRGQRRELALGSVLGASHQAAEALVPVVIGLVVDRAVGQSDGGLLLWWLAALAVLYVVLSYSFRYGARAWERSAEKAAHKLRIQLVERVVDPRGGADEGRLPGALTSIATEDARRVGLVSMASIVGVSAFTAVLVSAVVLVRISLPLGLVVLLGTPLLLWLGQLLGKPLERRSHGEQESAADASGTAADLVAGLRVLKGIGAESAALARYRGTSRDALAATLRAARAQAWQGAVILMLTGAFIALVAYVGGRLAASGDISIGELVSAVGLALFLLGPLSGMSWIAAKFAQGRASATRIAELLGAEPAVLVADHDPGLFEGTPVFAGRIRLERVSHGTLHAVDLSAEPGELLGVVAPDPADAAALLSCLGRRGDPESGSVVLDGTAYTELDPARIRTAVLVADHDADLFEGTLAENIAAAAPTGRDLGPALAASGADEVAETLPEGTATPVTERGRSLSGGQRQRVALARALAADPPVLVLHDPTTAVDAVTEARIAAGVRDIRQGRTTLVVATSPALLAVTDRVLFLEDGRVTDTAAHAELLDRYDTYRTAVLS; encoded by the coding sequence ATGCGGAGGAACACAGCGGGGGCGACGGCCCTCCCGGGACGAACGGTCCTGTCAGGACGCGACGTACTGAGACGCTCCTTTCGCGGGCAGCGGCGCGAGCTCGCGCTCGGCAGCGTCCTCGGGGCCTCCCACCAGGCGGCCGAAGCGCTCGTGCCCGTCGTCATCGGCCTCGTCGTCGACCGCGCCGTCGGACAGAGCGACGGCGGCCTGCTGCTGTGGTGGCTGGCCGCGCTCGCCGTCCTGTACGTCGTGCTGTCCTACAGCTTCCGTTACGGGGCCCGCGCCTGGGAGCGCTCCGCCGAGAAGGCCGCGCACAAGCTGCGGATCCAGCTCGTCGAGCGCGTCGTCGACCCGCGCGGCGGCGCTGACGAAGGGCGCCTGCCCGGCGCTCTGACCAGCATCGCCACCGAGGACGCCCGACGGGTCGGGCTGGTCAGCATGGCGTCGATCGTGGGGGTGTCCGCGTTCACCGCCGTCCTCGTGAGTGCGGTCGTGCTCGTACGGATATCCCTTCCGCTCGGCCTCGTCGTCCTGCTGGGGACGCCGCTGCTGCTGTGGCTCGGGCAGCTGCTCGGCAAGCCCCTGGAGCGGCGCAGCCACGGCGAGCAGGAGAGCGCGGCGGACGCCTCGGGCACCGCCGCCGACCTGGTCGCGGGGCTGCGCGTCCTCAAGGGCATCGGCGCGGAGTCCGCCGCGCTCGCCCGCTACCGGGGCACCAGCCGCGACGCGCTCGCCGCGACGCTGCGGGCGGCGCGGGCGCAGGCGTGGCAGGGCGCGGTCATCCTGATGCTCACCGGAGCCTTCATCGCGCTCGTCGCGTACGTCGGCGGGCGGCTCGCCGCTTCCGGTGACATCAGCATCGGCGAACTCGTCTCGGCGGTCGGCCTCGCGCTCTTCCTGCTCGGACCGCTCTCCGGGATGTCGTGGATCGCCGCGAAGTTCGCCCAGGGACGCGCCTCGGCGACCCGGATCGCGGAGCTGCTGGGGGCGGAGCCCGCCGTACTCGTCGCGGACCACGACCCCGGCCTCTTCGAGGGCACCCCCGTCTTCGCCGGGCGGATACGGCTGGAGCGGGTCAGCCACGGCACCCTCCACGCCGTCGACCTCTCCGCCGAGCCCGGCGAACTCCTCGGCGTCGTCGCACCCGACCCCGCCGACGCCGCCGCCCTGCTCAGCTGCCTCGGCCGCCGGGGCGACCCCGAGAGCGGCTCCGTCGTACTGGACGGTACGGCGTACACGGAACTCGACCCGGCCCGCATACGTACCGCCGTACTCGTCGCGGACCACGACGCCGACCTCTTCGAGGGCACCCTCGCCGAGAACATCGCCGCCGCCGCACCCACGGGCCGCGACCTCGGCCCCGCGCTCGCCGCGTCCGGCGCCGACGAGGTCGCCGAGACCCTGCCCGAGGGCACCGCCACCCCCGTCACCGAACGCGGGCGCTCCCTCTCCGGCGGCCAGCGCCAGCGCGTCGCCCTGGCCCGCGCGCTCGCCGCCGACCCGCCCGTGCTCGTCCTGCACGACCCGACCACCGCCGTCGACGCGGTCACCGAGGCCAGGATCGCCGCCGGGGTGCGGGACATCAGGCAGGGACGTACGACCCTCGTCGTCGCCACCAGCCCGGCCCTGCTCGCCGTCACCGACCGGGTCCTCTTCCTCGAAGACGGACGCGTGACGGACACGGCGGCACACGCCGAACTCCTCGACCGCTACGACACCTACCGCACGGCGGTGCTCTCATGA